A window of Cellulomonas fimi contains these coding sequences:
- the kduI gene encoding 5-dehydro-4-deoxy-D-glucuronate isomerase codes for MDQRYATSPEHVRGADTEELRRRFLVQDLFADDEARAVHTHHDRVVLVGVVPATGPLALPAFPELRSAHFLERREAGVVNVGGPGTVTVDGETHAVDRGAFLYVGRGARDVVLASTEPTGPDGPAAFYVFSAPAHTSYPTTLVGPEGGTVRELGDALTSNRRTLRQVIHEGGVRSCQVVMGMTTLHPGSMWNTMPAHTHDRRTEVYLYVDVPDDARVVHLLGEPTETRHLLVANREAVLAPSWSVHSGVGTASYGFIWAMAGENQSFDDMDGHPITDMR; via the coding sequence ATGGATCAGCGGTACGCCACCAGCCCCGAGCACGTGCGCGGGGCGGACACCGAGGAGCTGCGGCGGCGGTTCCTCGTCCAGGACCTGTTCGCCGACGACGAGGCCCGTGCCGTCCACACGCACCACGACCGCGTCGTGCTCGTGGGCGTCGTCCCGGCCACCGGGCCGCTCGCGCTGCCGGCGTTCCCCGAGCTGCGGTCCGCGCACTTCCTCGAGCGTCGCGAGGCGGGCGTCGTCAACGTCGGCGGGCCGGGCACGGTCACCGTCGACGGCGAGACCCACGCCGTCGACCGCGGTGCGTTCCTGTACGTCGGACGCGGTGCGCGCGACGTCGTGCTCGCGTCGACGGAACCGACGGGACCCGACGGCCCGGCCGCGTTCTACGTGTTCTCCGCGCCGGCGCACACGTCGTACCCGACGACCCTCGTCGGGCCCGAGGGCGGGACGGTGCGCGAGCTCGGCGACGCCCTGACGTCGAACCGTCGCACGCTGCGGCAGGTGATCCACGAGGGTGGCGTGCGCAGCTGCCAGGTCGTCATGGGCATGACGACGCTGCACCCCGGCAGCATGTGGAACACCATGCCGGCCCACACCCACGACCGGCGCACGGAGGTCTACCTGTACGTCGACGTGCCCGACGACGCCCGCGTCGTGCACCTCCTCGGCGAGCCGACCGAGACCCGGCACCTGCTCGTCGCGAACCGCGAGGCCGTCCTCGCGCCGAGCTGGTCCGTGCACTCGGGGGTCGGTACCGCGAGCTACGGGTTCATCTGGGCCATGGCAGGCGAGAATCAGTCGTTCGACGACATGGATGGGCATCCCATCACCGACATGCGCTAG